A region from the Bacillus sp. (in: firmicutes) genome encodes:
- a CDS encoding polysaccharide pyruvyl transferase family protein, producing the protein MRIGIVGNYGHDNNGDEAILTGIIQQLVEYQGVRKEDIVVFSNSPEKTAQQYGVKAVYLLKKKGNFIRSVGSTLKQHIRVVQSLDVLIVGGGGLLMDMYKRDAPLYSSLVFIARLLQKKVMIYGVGAGPIQTALGKWLIRQMVQLSHAVFVRDEDSKQLLHRIGVRKEIRVIADPAFTLHNDVKKEERPAIRRIGVTAVPYFSHTYWPVANKEKYGQYVKNMAQNLDTLIEQLGAEIVLFSTKFPQDVQVTEHIYEQMAHQEAVTIKKDNLTPKRILKVCQDVDLVIGTRLHSLILAVAAETPIIGIGYHPKVKSFFETLNLSSMYVPIDGLKDSNTLWNVITNEYHNWNEKQQQFRTLSEQKRKEAVQGIRVIDQLGE; encoded by the coding sequence ATGAGAATAGGAATAGTAGGGAACTACGGACACGATAACAATGGCGATGAAGCCATTTTAACGGGAATTATTCAGCAACTTGTTGAGTATCAAGGAGTTCGGAAAGAAGATATAGTTGTATTTAGTAACTCTCCAGAAAAAACAGCGCAACAATACGGAGTCAAAGCAGTATATTTACTGAAAAAGAAAGGTAATTTCATTCGATCCGTAGGAAGTACGTTAAAGCAACATATACGTGTCGTCCAATCATTGGATGTTCTTATAGTAGGTGGCGGCGGGCTATTGATGGATATGTATAAAAGGGATGCTCCATTATATAGTTCCCTTGTTTTCATCGCCCGATTGCTACAGAAAAAAGTGATGATTTACGGAGTGGGTGCTGGTCCGATTCAAACCGCCCTAGGAAAGTGGTTAATTCGACAAATGGTACAGCTCTCCCACGCCGTTTTTGTGCGAGATGAAGATTCAAAGCAGTTGCTTCACCGTATAGGGGTAAGAAAAGAGATTCGCGTCATCGCTGATCCGGCTTTTACTTTACATAATGATGTAAAAAAAGAAGAGCGACCTGCGATTCGTCGCATTGGTGTAACGGCAGTACCGTATTTTAGTCATACGTACTGGCCTGTTGCCAATAAAGAAAAATATGGACAGTACGTAAAGAACATGGCACAAAATTTAGATACGCTCATTGAGCAGCTCGGAGCCGAAATTGTACTCTTTTCAACGAAATTTCCACAAGACGTACAAGTGACCGAACACATCTATGAGCAAATGGCTCATCAAGAGGCGGTCACTATTAAAAAAGATAATTTGACTCCCAAACGAATTTTGAAGGTATGTCAAGATGTAGATCTCGTGATCGGTACACGGCTTCATTCGTTAATTTTAGCAGTCGCTGCTGAAACACCAATCATCGGAATCGGTTATCATCCAAAGGTAAAAAGTTTTTTTGAAACGTTGAATTTATCGTCAATGTATGTTCCTATTGACGGATTGAAAGATTCGAATACATTATGGAATGTCATTACAAACGAGTATCATAATTGGAACGAAAAGCAACAGCAATTTCGCACCCTTTCCGAGCAAAAACGAAAGGAAGCCGTTCAAGGGATTCGCGTGATTGACCAGTTAGGAGAATAG
- a CDS encoding glycosyltransferase, giving the protein MYPTEQHKSFGIFVKNQVEELKRQGLAVDVIAITDPQSGKVNVLKKYLLWTIQNILIFLFKGYRYDAVHAHYVFPSGVFASLYKKLWRKRMIVTAHGGDIDKMARKNERIFRYTKKILTYADEVIAVGEQLKQEIINDFGIPSTKVSVLNMGVNRQVFQPMDKSLARANVAIKEQALSILFVGNIIKQKGLLELVEALHQLRQKEVDGQLYIIGPEKDATFKQELTERIEQLHVQPYVHFLGVKTQQEIAKWMAAADVFVLPSHIEGFGLVALEAMSCGTPVVGTKVGGLQYLLANDTGCLVEPKNADSLAAGIEKVWIDKNYRQTLIENGLKKAEQNDAAYLTSEVKKLYFPTGG; this is encoded by the coding sequence ATGTATCCAACAGAGCAACATAAAAGCTTTGGAATATTTGTGAAAAATCAAGTAGAAGAGCTTAAACGACAAGGGCTAGCTGTCGATGTCATCGCGATTACTGACCCTCAAAGCGGAAAAGTAAACGTGTTGAAAAAATATTTATTATGGACCATTCAAAATATCCTGATTTTCTTATTTAAAGGCTATCGATACGATGCTGTTCACGCGCATTATGTGTTTCCGAGCGGCGTATTTGCTTCCCTTTACAAAAAGCTTTGGAGGAAACGGATGATTGTCACCGCTCATGGCGGGGACATAGATAAAATGGCCCGTAAAAATGAGCGGATTTTTCGTTACACGAAAAAGATATTAACTTACGCAGATGAAGTTATTGCCGTCGGTGAGCAATTAAAACAAGAAATTATAAACGATTTTGGCATCCCATCGACAAAAGTTTCTGTCCTGAACATGGGAGTCAACCGACAAGTCTTTCAGCCGATGGACAAGTCATTGGCACGAGCAAACGTAGCAATTAAGGAACAAGCTTTATCTATCTTATTTGTCGGTAATATCATCAAACAAAAAGGGCTTCTAGAGTTAGTTGAAGCGCTTCATCAGCTGCGCCAAAAAGAAGTGGACGGACAATTATATATTATAGGTCCAGAAAAAGATGCGACATTCAAACAGGAACTGACAGAACGCATCGAACAATTACACGTCCAACCGTATGTTCACTTTTTAGGAGTCAAAACCCAACAAGAAATTGCGAAATGGATGGCTGCTGCTGATGTCTTTGTGCTGCCTTCACATATTGAAGGGTTTGGTCTTGTGGCGCTTGAGGCGATGTCGTGTGGAACACCGGTCGTCGGAACAAAAGTAGGCGGCTTGCAATACTTGTTGGCCAATGATACGGGTTGTTTAGTCGAGCCCAAAAATGCAGATTCTTTAGCTGCCGGCATTGAAAAAGTATGGATTGATAAGAATTACCGGCAAACGCTAATAGAAAACGGATTAAAAAAGGCCGAACAAAACGACGCGGCCTATTTAACGAGCGAAGTGAAAAAATTATATTTTCCTACTGGAGGGTAG
- a CDS encoding polysaccharide biosynthesis protein: MSRQRKKKVLFISSLGGHLTQLLQLKPLFEKYDYHIVTEKSVITKELSHKYPMSFLVYGARNYPIRYIFKFSYNILKSFYHFLRIRPDVVVTTGAHTAVPMCYIAKLFGKKVIFIESFAKTSTPTISGRLVYPIADLFIIQWEGMKKHYPKAVYGGSIY; this comes from the coding sequence ATGAGTCGACAGAGAAAAAAGAAAGTGTTATTTATCTCTTCATTAGGGGGACATTTAACACAACTTTTACAGTTAAAACCTTTATTTGAGAAGTATGATTATCATATTGTTACGGAAAAATCCGTGATTACAAAAGAACTTAGCCATAAATACCCAATGTCTTTTTTAGTCTACGGGGCTAGAAACTATCCAATCCGTTACATCTTTAAATTCAGTTATAATATTCTTAAATCATTTTACCATTTTTTACGTATTCGGCCTGATGTCGTCGTCACAACTGGTGCTCATACGGCGGTTCCGATGTGTTATATTGCGAAACTTTTCGGTAAGAAAGTGATTTTTATTGAAAGCTTCGCAAAAACCTCGACGCCGACGATTTCTGGTCGTCTCGTATACCCAATTGCTGACCTGTTTATTATTCAGTGGGAAGGTATGAAAAAGCATTATCCAAAAGCTGTGTACGGAGGTTCAATCTATTGA
- a CDS encoding exopolysaccharide biosynthesis protein — MIFVVLGTHELPFTRLLEAIDEQIELGNIKEEVIVQVGHTRYRSDNMKFIKFTTYEEMERLYREARFIITHGGTGSITMGVKMGKKVIAVPRLLKYGEHNDDHQLEIVKQFYELGHILYWDEHLDLADVLKKVNDFQPRPFISSRTRIIKLIEDFIENLG; from the coding sequence TTGATTTTTGTGGTATTAGGTACGCATGAATTACCATTTACTCGTCTGTTAGAAGCAATTGATGAACAAATTGAACTTGGAAATATCAAAGAAGAAGTGATTGTACAAGTTGGTCATACACGCTATCGTTCGGACAACATGAAATTCATTAAATTTACAACGTACGAAGAAATGGAACGGTTGTATCGAGAAGCTCGTTTCATCATTACCCATGGGGGAACAGGATCCATTACGATGGGAGTAAAAATGGGGAAAAAGGTGATTGCGGTTCCACGACTTCTTAAATATGGCGAACATAATGATGATCATCAATTAGAAATCGTTAAGCAATTTTATGAGCTTGGACACATTTTATATTGGGACGAGCATCTCGATTTAGCGGACGTCCTTAAAAAAGTGAATGATTTTCAGCCCCGACCGTTTATTAGTAGCCGAACGAGAATTATCAAACTAATTGAAGATTTTATTGAAAACTTAGGCTAG
- the murJ gene encoding murein biosynthesis integral membrane protein MurJ has product MKKASLLKIVGAVAAINLLSRLLGFLREVLIGYHLGTSTEADSVITAFTIPNFLYMVVGGALTTAFISVYQKGTTKEKQELQEVIFSYIFVIFSVLSVTMILAPQWWIGIFFPGLDDEEWKQTSQWFQMMGASSVFFVLSMYFSGVLNVHEKFRVSAVAPLINNALVLLVAILLFPLIGGAAYSWGVLLGSVVMAFILFRSIRVNDFFQPRLRWTVANKELMNRYLKIAVPILLGGATLQFYFLMQRVFASYLEDGLLAALNYSSKLVQLPQTVLMTAVTTVIYPLITKKMGEGKQGELASIYQKGISMLLFFMIPFSVLLYVLAEEVITVVYEYGAFSSTSTVVTAQLLEIFVIGMFAHAANVYVTRFFYAAEQAVFPVVSGILSVFGVNVAVVMMFIHLYEAEAVAWGTTIGAYVQLLILGMVAWKKFHYSFQTVKQIGQWFILVGGLYGVTLALHHGLGWIPSVYVQVIILSGLTLLVYVCFCLLLRLDIMNEVIAKLKRKGS; this is encoded by the coding sequence ATGAAAAAAGCTTCCTTACTGAAAATTGTTGGAGCGGTCGCTGCCATCAATTTGTTGTCGAGGTTATTAGGCTTTTTACGAGAAGTATTGATAGGCTACCATCTTGGCACATCGACAGAGGCGGATAGCGTCATTACCGCTTTTACGATTCCCAATTTCCTGTATATGGTCGTTGGTGGGGCACTGACAACCGCCTTTATTAGTGTGTATCAAAAAGGAACAACCAAAGAAAAACAGGAACTTCAAGAAGTTATTTTTTCATATATATTCGTTATTTTTTCTGTTTTATCAGTGACGATGATTCTAGCTCCTCAGTGGTGGATTGGTATCTTTTTTCCTGGTCTTGATGATGAGGAATGGAAGCAAACGAGTCAATGGTTTCAAATGATGGGAGCGTCAAGTGTCTTTTTCGTGCTCTCGATGTATTTTTCAGGGGTATTAAACGTTCATGAAAAGTTTCGAGTTTCTGCTGTAGCCCCGTTGATCAATAATGCTCTTGTCTTACTTGTAGCTATTTTACTGTTTCCGTTGATCGGTGGTGCTGCTTATTCGTGGGGAGTATTACTTGGTTCGGTTGTCATGGCTTTTATTCTGTTTCGTTCTATTCGAGTCAATGACTTTTTTCAGCCTCGTTTAAGGTGGACCGTGGCCAATAAAGAGCTAATGAACCGGTACTTAAAAATAGCGGTGCCTATTTTATTAGGTGGGGCGACTTTACAATTTTATTTCCTTATGCAGCGCGTGTTTGCTTCTTATTTAGAAGATGGATTACTCGCTGCCTTGAACTATTCGTCAAAGCTCGTTCAGCTTCCACAAACGGTGTTAATGACGGCTGTCACAACGGTGATTTATCCGTTAATAACGAAAAAAATGGGTGAAGGAAAACAAGGGGAACTAGCTTCTATTTATCAAAAAGGAATTTCTATGCTTCTCTTTTTTATGATTCCGTTTAGTGTGTTACTGTATGTATTAGCCGAAGAAGTGATTACGGTCGTGTATGAATACGGTGCGTTTTCTTCTACGTCTACCGTCGTTACAGCACAATTGTTGGAAATATTTGTGATCGGGATGTTTGCCCATGCAGCGAATGTGTACGTCACTCGATTTTTTTATGCGGCTGAACAAGCGGTGTTTCCGGTGGTAAGTGGGATTTTATCTGTTTTTGGTGTGAACGTGGCTGTAGTCATGATGTTCATCCATTTGTATGAAGCCGAAGCAGTTGCATGGGGAACGACGATTGGTGCTTATGTACAACTCCTCATATTAGGAATGGTGGCGTGGAAAAAGTTTCATTACTCGTTTCAAACCGTAAAGCAAATAGGACAATGGTTCATCCTTGTCGGTGGACTATATGGGGTAACCTTAGCTCTTCATCATGGGCTCGGGTGGATTCCATCGGTATATGTTCAAGTCATCATTCTAAGTGGATTGACCTTACTTGTGTACGTTTGTTTCTGTCTATTGTTACGCCTAGATATTATGAATGAAGTCATCGCTAAATTAAAAAGAAAGGGGAGCTAA
- a CDS encoding S-layer homology domain-containing protein, producing MKRCWGWLLLLLLMMVAAGCNKQTFDEKPSVKAEKSLEAASTEWVEEQLEPIEEQVTSVDDRLQQLEERIQNLQGKTVTPFTDVSTNYWAHTEIMTLYDLGIIKGYPKEGKFYPERTLTRYQAASMLVKALKLPLSEAPSVFKDVSNDHPGLKEIMAVYEHGIFIGSDGYFMPNEPIKRRHMAMVLQRAFDLQGNDTPFSGYTDVCEEVEGYDAIKVISQLGIAKGSNGYFKPEDPTKRSHFSAFVYRTLQYKGQF from the coding sequence ATGAAAAGGTGCTGGGGTTGGTTATTGTTATTGTTATTGATGATGGTAGCTGCTGGCTGTAATAAACAAACGTTTGATGAAAAACCAAGTGTGAAAGCGGAAAAAAGCTTAGAAGCCGCGTCCACTGAATGGGTGGAAGAACAGCTTGAGCCAATTGAGGAGCAAGTAACCTCTGTTGACGATCGTCTTCAACAGTTGGAAGAACGAATCCAAAATTTACAAGGGAAAACAGTGACCCCATTTACGGATGTATCAACAAATTATTGGGCACATACAGAAATCATGACACTGTATGATTTAGGAATCATCAAAGGTTATCCAAAAGAAGGAAAATTTTATCCGGAGCGGACCTTAACTAGATATCAAGCGGCATCGATGTTAGTAAAAGCCTTGAAACTCCCGCTTAGCGAAGCTCCATCTGTTTTTAAAGACGTTTCCAATGATCATCCGGGCTTAAAGGAAATTATGGCGGTTTATGAGCACGGAATTTTTATTGGAAGCGATGGATATTTTATGCCTAATGAACCAATAAAACGACGCCATATGGCGATGGTGTTACAGCGGGCGTTTGATTTACAGGGAAACGACACTCCTTTTTCAGGGTATACGGATGTTTGTGAAGAAGTGGAAGGTTATGATGCGATTAAGGTGATTAGTCAGTTAGGAATTGCGAAAGGGTCGAACGGATATTTCAAACCAGAAGATCCAACGAAACGTTCCCATTTTTCCGCCTTTGTATATCGTACGCTGCAATATAAAGGGCAATTTTAA
- a CDS encoding SpoIID/LytB domain-containing protein, with translation MKKIIKLLGVMIFLLILSKHPIKAFAEPSNPITYQPEVKVKLVPSSSFTLTILGDYQVVDIETNSIIPVSEPISISQENGVIFYAYGKQTGATTKGLNIQEIRSSDANEVIVSTIKTVYGPKDVHYRGSLEIRPGESSPLLFNRLDIESYVQGVVPNEMPASWPLEALKAQAVAARTYAYTQMTRNKTKGYLEMTVASQVYGGKSSEHSRSNQAVAETKGIYALYNNVPIDAVFHSSSGGHTEHSENVWLSSVPYLRGVNDPFDQHPNNYHYDWKTTATTANIKQRLNLTDDQMLLDLRISERGVSQAVTNMEAVIFDHQTDSTSIISLKPTFVPYPDRFRSFFGVTLKSTKFSITSDATTSIQLADGSVVETNYLTGYSMMDANGAVQKIKHEIQLPVKLTNGVVYVPTYPQSFTFSGDGWGHLLGMSQWGARGMAEQGYTFKDILKHYYTGIDVKTWNPS, from the coding sequence ATGAAAAAAATAATCAAACTATTAGGTGTGATGATTTTTCTTCTAATATTAAGTAAGCACCCAATTAAAGCGTTCGCCGAACCATCCAATCCCATTACATATCAACCAGAAGTGAAAGTGAAACTTGTCCCTTCTTCTTCGTTTACATTAACCATTCTCGGTGATTATCAAGTGGTAGACATTGAAACAAACTCGATCATACCAGTTTCAGAACCAATATCCATTTCACAAGAAAATGGTGTCATCTTCTACGCTTACGGAAAACAGACCGGCGCCACAACAAAGGGACTTAATATTCAAGAGATTCGTTCATCCGATGCGAACGAAGTCATTGTGTCGACCATTAAAACAGTTTATGGTCCAAAAGACGTCCATTATCGTGGATCATTGGAAATTCGTCCAGGAGAGTCATCTCCACTTCTTTTTAATCGATTAGATATCGAAAGCTATGTTCAAGGTGTCGTTCCGAACGAAATGCCTGCTAGTTGGCCTTTAGAAGCGTTAAAAGCTCAGGCAGTAGCCGCTCGAACATATGCTTATACCCAAATGACTCGAAACAAAACTAAAGGATATTTGGAAATGACTGTCGCTAGCCAAGTTTACGGTGGTAAATCAAGTGAACATTCGAGAAGTAATCAAGCTGTCGCCGAAACAAAAGGCATATATGCTCTTTACAATAATGTGCCCATTGATGCGGTGTTCCATTCGAGCTCAGGGGGTCATACGGAACATAGTGAAAACGTTTGGCTTAGTTCCGTTCCTTATTTACGAGGCGTAAACGACCCTTTTGATCAACATCCGAACAATTACCATTACGACTGGAAAACGACAGCCACGACAGCTAACATTAAACAACGCCTTAATTTAACCGATGACCAAATGTTATTAGACTTACGCATTTCAGAGCGTGGTGTCAGCCAAGCAGTGACGAATATGGAAGCAGTTATATTCGATCATCAAACCGACTCAACGTCGATCATTTCATTAAAACCGACCTTTGTTCCTTACCCCGACCGCTTCCGTAGTTTCTTCGGTGTGACACTAAAAAGCACAAAGTTCTCGATTACATCTGACGCCACGACTTCTATTCAACTTGCTGATGGATCTGTTGTGGAAACGAATTATTTAACGGGTTATTCTATGATGGATGCGAACGGTGCGGTACAGAAAATCAAACACGAAATTCAGTTACCAGTCAAGCTCACTAATGGAGTGGTTTATGTACCGACCTATCCTCAATCATTTACATTCTCGGGTGACGGATGGGGACACTTGCTCGGCATGAGCCAATGGGGGGCAAGAGGCATGGCTGAGCAGGGATATACATTTAAGGACATTTTAAAACATTATTATACCGGTATTGATGTTAAGACTTGGAATCCATCATAA
- a CDS encoding undecaprenyl/decaprenyl-phosphate alpha-N-acetylglucosaminyl 1-phosphate transferase — protein sequence MIYLTLLLCFLCSIVATPLVKKLAFKVGATDKPNHRKVHQKIMPRLGGLAIYISFMVGVIVLQPSNVYAPAILLGSFIIIVTGMLDDMMELSAKVKLMGQLASALVVVLWGGVQVEFINLPFGGEINFGMLSIPLTVLWIVGVTNAINLIDGLDGLAAGVSSIALFTIVGMALIMGNVYVATIAALLLASTLGFLIYNFHPAKIFMGDTGALFLGYMISVLALLGFKNVTVISFIIPIIILGVPISDTFFAIIRRIVNKQPLSAPDKSHLHHCLLRLGFTHRQTVLIIYAISALFGLAAVIFSQATMWGAMIVIAVLLIAIELFVESIGLVGKNYRPLLKLVRARK from the coding sequence ATGATTTATTTGACCTTGTTGCTTTGTTTTCTATGTTCAATAGTAGCAACTCCCTTGGTGAAAAAGCTCGCCTTTAAAGTTGGGGCTACTGATAAACCGAATCATCGAAAAGTTCATCAAAAAATTATGCCACGATTAGGTGGATTAGCCATATATATCAGTTTTATGGTAGGCGTTATAGTCTTACAACCATCAAATGTATATGCTCCCGCAATTTTGTTAGGTAGTTTCATCATTATTGTCACCGGAATGCTCGATGATATGATGGAATTATCAGCCAAAGTCAAATTAATGGGACAACTAGCGTCGGCTTTAGTTGTTGTGTTGTGGGGAGGAGTACAAGTTGAGTTCATTAACCTCCCGTTCGGTGGAGAAATTAACTTCGGGATGCTTAGTATTCCGTTAACGGTTTTATGGATCGTTGGTGTAACGAACGCCATTAACTTAATCGATGGATTAGACGGATTAGCTGCCGGTGTATCCTCCATCGCCCTATTTACGATTGTGGGTATGGCCCTTATTATGGGGAATGTTTACGTAGCGACCATTGCCGCCTTGTTATTAGCAAGTACGTTAGGCTTCCTCATTTATAATTTCCACCCAGCCAAAATTTTTATGGGAGATACAGGGGCATTGTTCTTAGGTTATATGATTTCTGTCCTTGCCTTACTAGGATTTAAAAACGTTACCGTTATTTCCTTTATTATCCCGATAATTATTCTTGGAGTTCCAATTTCCGACACGTTTTTTGCGATTATTCGCCGAATCGTTAACAAACAACCATTATCAGCTCCAGATAAATCACACCTACACCACTGCTTATTGCGATTAGGCTTTACTCATCGACAAACGGTGTTAATTATATACGCCATTTCCGCATTGTTTGGTCTCGCTGCCGTGATTTTTTCCCAAGCGACGATGTGGGGGGCAATGATTGTTATTGCGGTACTGTTGATTGCCATTGAATTGTTTGTTGAAAGTATTGGCCTAGTCGGAAAAAATTATCGACCATTGCTAAAATTAGTTCGTGCAAGAAAGTAA
- a CDS encoding LCP family protein, with amino-acid sequence MNRQHLRRRQKKAKRRRIFWFLIFPILLLGLSTTGYGAYLYYKAQSVADQSYTEIEGREKSNLRDEDVDPKEDNISILFIGVDDSKSRNYGEKTRSDALILATFNKEQKSVKLLSIPRDSFVYIPEVGYKTRINHAHYFGGPKATIETIENLLDVPVDYYVRMNFYAFIDVVDALGGITVEVPYEIFEKNSEDKHNAIHLLPGEQKLNGEEALALARTRKKDNDIERGKRQQEIMKAILKKAISVNAITKYGDVMEAIGDNMKTNMKFSEMKSLASYGLSNELNIESLTLKGSDGYQSGLGYIYELDEEDLENVKETLKAHLEVSSREDHDDQKDVAQNDTN; translated from the coding sequence ATGAATAGACAACATTTAAGAAGGAGACAAAAGAAGGCTAAAAGAAGACGAATCTTTTGGTTTCTAATTTTTCCGATATTACTTTTGGGACTGTCTACAACAGGTTACGGAGCGTATTTGTATTACAAAGCACAATCTGTAGCTGATCAGTCATATACCGAAATCGAGGGCCGTGAAAAATCGAACTTACGTGATGAAGATGTCGATCCGAAAGAGGATAACATTTCAATTTTATTTATTGGAGTAGATGACAGTAAATCGCGAAATTACGGGGAAAAAACTCGATCCGATGCATTAATACTAGCAACATTTAATAAAGAACAAAAATCTGTCAAATTGCTAAGTATTCCACGCGATTCTTTTGTTTATATTCCTGAAGTTGGGTACAAGACACGTATTAATCACGCACATTATTTTGGGGGTCCAAAAGCAACGATTGAAACGATCGAAAACTTGTTAGACGTTCCTGTGGATTATTACGTTCGTATGAACTTTTACGCTTTCATTGATGTTGTTGATGCCTTAGGTGGTATTACGGTGGAAGTACCTTATGAAATTTTCGAAAAAAATTCAGAGGACAAACATAACGCAATTCACTTACTTCCAGGAGAGCAAAAATTAAACGGGGAAGAAGCATTAGCATTAGCTCGTACGCGTAAAAAAGATAACGACATCGAACGCGGAAAGCGTCAACAGGAAATTATGAAAGCCATTTTGAAAAAAGCTATTTCGGTGAACGCCATTACGAAATATGGCGACGTCATGGAAGCCATTGGCGATAACATGAAAACAAACATGAAATTTTCTGAAATGAAATCACTAGCTAGTTATGGACTTTCCAATGAGTTAAACATTGAGTCATTAACATTAAAAGGTTCAGATGGTTATCAATCCGGACTTGGCTATATTTACGAATTAGACGAGGAAGACTTAGAAAACGTAAAAGAAACGTTAAAAGCGCATTTAGAAGTGTCCAGTCGCGAAGATCATGATGATCAGAAAGATGTTGCTCAAAATGATACAAACTAA
- a CDS encoding YigZ family protein produces MLPRYYTVKGYGEHEIVIQKSRFIAYVNRVQTEEEAQTFIQEIKKKHWDATHNCSAYMIGENNQIQKANDDGEPSGTAGVPMLEVLKKKDLKDTVVVVTRYFGGIKLGAGGLIRAYGKATSEGIKATGVVERKLMRVMHTKIDYTWLGKVENELRSSIYQIKDIHYLDQVEIETYVEENQTASFTDWMTELTNGQAVITEGETVYLETEVDR; encoded by the coding sequence ATGCTACCTCGTTACTATACGGTAAAAGGTTATGGCGAACACGAAATTGTTATTCAAAAGTCAAGGTTTATTGCCTATGTAAACCGTGTACAAACCGAAGAAGAAGCTCAAACATTTATTCAAGAAATCAAAAAGAAACACTGGGACGCAACTCACAATTGTTCTGCATATATGATTGGAGAAAACAATCAAATTCAAAAAGCGAATGATGATGGAGAACCAAGCGGTACCGCCGGAGTTCCCATGCTAGAAGTACTGAAAAAGAAAGATTTAAAAGATACCGTCGTTGTGGTTACTCGCTACTTCGGAGGCATTAAACTCGGTGCCGGCGGACTCATTCGGGCATATGGAAAAGCAACCTCCGAAGGAATCAAAGCAACCGGTGTTGTCGAACGAAAACTCATGCGGGTTATGCATACAAAAATTGATTACACATGGCTTGGAAAAGTCGAAAACGAGCTTCGTTCATCGATTTATCAAATAAAAGACATCCACTACCTCGACCAAGTCGAAATCGAAACATATGTCGAAGAAAACCAAACTGCTTCCTTCACCGACTGGATGACCGAACTCACAAACGGACAAGCGGTGATTACGGAAGGAGAGACGGTGTATTTGGAGACAGAGGTAGATAGGTAA